The genomic segment AACGGAATCGGTCGAGCCATCGCAGAACGACTGGCGGAAGATGGCGCGATCGTCGTGGTCAACTATTCGAAGAGTTCAGAAAAAGCTCAACAGGTGGTCGTGGGGATTCAGGGCAAGGGGGGCAAGGCACTCGCGGTCCAAACCGACATGAGCCAGGTGGCGGAGGCTCGCCGTCTTGTGATCGACACCGTAAAACAATTCAATAGGCTGGATATTCTTGTGAATAATGCGGGCAAGTTCATGCCGAAGCCACTCGATGACACGACGGAAGAGGAGTTCGATAGTGTCATAGCCCTGAATGCCAAGGGGCCGTACTTTGCCATGCAGGAAGCCGCGAAGGTGCTCAAAGATGGGGGACGGATTGTGAATATCTCGACCGGTGGGACCCATCTCCACTTTCCCGGCGCCACGGCCTATCTTGGGAGCAAGGCGGCGCTTGAGCAA from the Nitrospira sp. genome contains:
- a CDS encoding glucose 1-dehydrogenase, with protein sequence MKELSGKVAIVTGASNGIGRAIAERLAEDGAIVVVNYSKSSEKAQQVVVGIQGKGGKALAVQTDMSQVAEARRLVIDTVKQFNRLDILVNNAGKFMPKPLDDTTEEEFDSVIALNAKGPYFAMQEAAKVLKDGGRIVNISTGGTHLHFPGATAYLGSKAALEQYTKGLAQELASKGVTVNTVSPGFTETGMMTDEYRQIGIQLTPMKRLGVPKDIADVVAFIVSEEARWLTGQTIQVGGGIVM